GCTTAATGATAATACACATTACACCCAGTTACATGTGCAATTTGCGAGTGTGGGCATGAATCCGCCCCTGAAACGCAACAAAGTGCGAACATGCTGGACGAAGCGACCCCCTGATCGACAGCTGATCACGAATAGTCACTATTTGTTGATGACATTGCAACAATCATTGGTATTGCTATGAGTCACTAGGCACTTGGAGATACTCCTGAGAGAAGGCATACACCCTAACAGAGCTGTCCTCTCCTGCGATAGCCAGCTCGTACGCCCGATCTGAACCCTCTCTCGCGACAGGTCGGAAGGCAAGCTGAAGCACAGCCTTGGGCAAGCAGAAACTAAGACATGAAGTTAGCAGCGAACATCTCCAAAATGGATTTTTTCAAGGGCTCTTACGCTTCGCAGGCAGGCTTCTCAACAGCATCTGTCCCGTCCTCCTTAATCAAGTACAGGTTGAGCCGGCCAAGCTCCGTGCCAACCGCAAGGACAAACCTCCCGTTGACCAGCTGGGGGATAAAGTCGACAGACGTCACGGGTGAAGCACACGGGATGGCGGCTGCTTGTGCAAACTTGAGcttgccgtcatcgccgAGCTTGGCCGCCCAGATGCGGACCTGCTTGTCACGACCGGCCGTCGCAAAGACGGGTGCTGTAGACGGGGCGGGCGCCCACGCGGCGTCGAGGATCATGCGGGTGTGACCCTTGGGGTTGAtctggaggagcttgtaTGCTGCCTCGTCCTCAGGGGCGCGCTCGAAGACGGCCCACTGGCGGTCGCGGCCGACGCTCAGGAGGAACTGGTCGTCAACAGAGAAACGGAGACGGGTGGCCGTCAGGGAGTGCGCCGTCAGGGGCGGCCGGAGCTCAGTCCAGCGGTTTGTCTCGAAAAGGCGGATGACGGCGTGGTTGGTAGAGCTAGCCTTGCATGCGCTGGCGACGAGagatccatcatggctggcagCGAGACACGAGATCTCGTAGCCGTGACCGTAGAGCTTCTCCGTCTCTGGCCAAAGGGTGTGTCGAGAGAGTGTCTCCTCAAAAGGAGGATGCTCAATCTCTAGGTATGACTTCTTGACCACTGAGGCTGGATCCATGGCATCGCGGTCACGGTCGTCGATGGGCTGGATTTCTTGGTCATCCTCCACGGCgtcaatggccttgttggaCAAGCCTAGCACAGGCATGTTGGCGGCGTCCGGCATGCTCTGGACATCAACACCGCCACCGATGCCTGCGAGACGGTTAAGCATCGAAGCAACAGCCTTGGGCTCGCTAAAGACTCGCATGAGCTTCTCGTCAGCCCCTGACACGAACTGAGAGGCTCCGAGGGAATCGATGCAGTTGAGGTCGTAGCCGTGGATCTGGGGTCTAGACATCTCGTGCCATGTctcttgcccttgcctgTTCCAGCGAGTGTGAAGTCGTGTAGTTTGGTCTGAGCTCGTCGACAGGAGATATTCGCCATTCTTGGCCCATGTAATACCAGTGACGGCTCTTGTGTGGCCTGTAATAGCAATGCAAGGTCGCCAAGAATCCTCTGAAGGGACATATTCCCAGCGCCTCCAGCTACCGGTGCGGCCGAGACAGGCAACAGACTTGCCATCAGGAGACCACAGACCTGTCCAGAAACCGCCAGTGCTTCCAGTAGCTGTAGTCGCACCCTTTTCTCTGCTAATCTCGCCGAGTCTCGCCATGCTGACCCAGATACCAGAGCTCGGGTCCGCCTCCCAGATGGCGAGCGAGTTATCGGCCGACGTAGACAGGAGTTGCAGCTTGCCGTCATCTTGCCTCCTCCAACGGGCACTGTAGATCCAGTCCTCGTGTCCCAGGAGCAGAGCTTCGAAAGTGACGGAAAAGTCCTTTCCAGCAGACTTGAGCCGGTGAGCCTTGTTTGAGGGCGACTTGCCGGGGAGGTAGGCGTCGCTTGATGGGTCGGAGCCGCTGGCTGCCATGGCGGGTAGTTCTTTGCCCTGGTGTATCCTCCAGATGCGGATGTACTTGTCCTGACTAGCGGAGGCGAGAAGCAAATCACTCTCAGGGGCGGATGTCTCCTTGGCGAAGCTCAGAGATCGTATCCAACCTTCATGGCCTGTCAATGTCGCCTGCACCTCAAACTTGATCTGttccgccttggcctcggcggtgAGGATCTGGACGATATCTCGTGTGCCAGCAGGCGCCAGGACGATAACATCGCCATCTTGGTCGACATGGCTGAGTGAAAGACAGAGGGGAAAGTACTTGGGAGCAGTCTTGATAGTCTGAAGCAACGCCAGCTGGTCGTTCTCAAAGTTCCAGATCTTGATGGAGGCATCTGCACTTCCAGTTGCAATCAACCACCTTTGAGACCCTTCAACTCTGAGAACAGTGATGCAGTTGATGGCACCAGCATGCTCAGAAGAGGTCtggatgggcttgaagtcATATCCCGCTTTAGAAGCCTTCCATAGAATCAAGGTCTTGTCGTCTGAACCTGTTATGAGGTATGTGTTGGTGTCCTCGTCTGTTTCAGGGAGGAAAGCCACAGCCTTGACGGTGGTTTTGTGTCCGCTCAAGAGCGTGCTGACTCCTTTTGGAGGATCCAGCTGTATGAATACAATGATTAGAAATAGTACGTTACATAGAACGCATTAAAGAGGGAAAATCAATGAAATATGCCTTTCAACGTCAAGGTGACTCATGTACTCACCGAGGGCTGCCACAAAGCAACATTAATATCAGCTCCAAACGCAAGGATCCCACTCCGGCTCCAGTCAGCAACGGCCGTCTGTCTGTTAGCCCCCGATGACAGGTACTCGACCGACACTGGCCTCGTGCCCATCTTGATCAGAAGCGTCTTGAGATATTGCAAGGAATGAGTCTGAAAAGTGTGAGCTCCTCGAATTCTGATTGGCTGTAGACATcagaggttgaggttgggTGAAAAAATGGCCGTGCCTGCTTATGTAATTCTTCATTCTCTGCCTTTGAGTGGCTTCTCCCTCAAGCAACCACCACAACGACGACAGAAAAGCAAATAGCCAACGTTTCTTCTCATGGAGGCTCAAGTGGACACCTTGAAAAAATTACCAcgtttttttctttaattcTACCTcgcttttctttttctcttcctgGCTGAATGAACCGTTGAGGGAACTTCAAATTTAGTTCAGGCGGAAATAAACGGTCCGACGTCGTTGTTGCCCAATCTTACCTTGCAACACCACACACCCATCACCAAAACACATCGTGGGAGCaaggctttttttttttcccacGCGACAAAAGCAAATACGAAAAAGTAAAAAACACCAGGCACAACGGTCGCCCCCGGCCGTTTCCCTTCGTTCAAATCCGTGAcagcaacaaggccaagactgtCCTTTCCAGACTAtcgccaccatggccgaacAGTCTAGCCTCGCCATCACGGTCGAGTTCTCGTCAGTTTCACCTaactttttttctcttcactcctcctccgcctttGTGATCTGTCACTCTCCCCTGCTTCacctctcgtctcgtcgagccACCCCTATGCACCCGTCATTTCACGAGTGTCCACCAGGCTTTGGGAAGCCTGTCCCTGAAGCCAACACTCTCTCATCTCCCACCTTGTTTTTGCCCCGCGGATAActctgtttttttttttttcttctgtAATCTCCTTAGCCTCGttgcttttttcttccttgttAGTAGGATCACTAGCTAACCTTGTCGACCTCAGTGGCGGCCTCGAGATGCTCTTCTCCGACAAGCGGCACCATTCTCTTTCGATACCTGCAGTGACCCAGGAGGGAAAGCCTGCAAACATTGCATATCTGATAGACCATTTATGTCAGAACGTCATGCAGGACTCTCGAAAGGACCTCTTTGTTCTGGACAACCACCTGTAtgtctcctctccttcatcgtcttGATATAGCCACTATCCCCACTCCCCTTTTACACGCGCTGCAAGTGCCGGCTGGGTTTCGTCTCGTCGCGTTGGGTCCAGGGACACCACGCTCGTTTTATACGCGTCCTTATTCGATAGTTCTGCGGCTGATCAGGTGGCAAACAGTCGCCCGGGCATCCTGGTTCTGATCAACGATGCCGACTGGGAGctcgagggtgaggaggcCTACGAGCTCGAGAACGGTGATAGCATCTTGTTTGTCTCTACTCTGCACGGAGGTTAGAACTGTATACCACGGCTCGGTCAGTCTGTCGGCGTCTCTCTAGAGATCTCCCATgtggcagcagcatcaagctCCCTTGCATCAAGTTGTTGGGATGGGGGggggggaagaagaggactGCACCTGGGAGATGAAGCGTATGCAAGATGCTCTCGTCATGCCGCGATCCAGGCCTCCCCCAAAGTCGATAAGCCTGTCTCAGGCAGGATTCAGGTCTCGACGTACAGGGCCCCTCGGCGCATCCGCTCCCTCCTGGGCGTGAGATGCCCACCACCAACTTCTTACCGTACCATTATTCTCGCCTCTCCATCGTCTCGTCCAATCTGCCTCGCCCAGCCCGCCTCAGATGAGACTCCGCCGTCTCTGAGCTATCGTCTCCTCTCCTTGCccccccatgcccatggccCAACGCGCGCCCCGCCTCAGCCAGCCCTGCGACTCCGTTTGACAGGGCTACATGTATGTATGTGTATGTACTGCTGCCTTTTGTACGTCTGCTAGCTCGGAGGGGGCAGACATGGGGGCGGTATCCAGTCTGGCGCATTACATACGGATACAATCGATCGCGTTTGAGCAGAACCCCATCTTGCATCTACAATACATAGTACATACGCATCCAATGTACGTGCGTGCACAGCATAAACACAGACTTTtgtggagagggagagggcaAACTGCTGCTGGCTCGCATGAATGCCCAGGCCCGCATCTATGTGTTTACCCCCAGGTTCAGAGAAGAGAGCATGGCTGAACTTGTCAGAAAGGAAGCGGCGTAACGGCCCGTCCGCTGCAGcattgctcttcttcttgcggcGGTGAGCAGCGCAGATCCCAACGAGACAGCCACATCCCCCTCTCTCCAAAAGCGAGGCTGTAGCCTGCATGGTCGATCAGTTTCGCCCATGGTCTATTCCCCCCATGGCGTTTCTTCAGCAAGCAAGGCCTCCAGGAGCCAGGGGCGGTGAAATCTTGGGGACCAAGAGAGAGTGAGAGGGGGGGCGTCGTCGATCCCAAGCAGCCACCGAGCCATGCTGAAAGAGGGGAAATGCAGCAAGCCCCGAGTCCACGGGAACAGAAGGGCCGCAGCTGCTAGATACAGAGATTACATGCGACGAAGCCTTGCGCTCACTGCTGCGTatcttggcggccttgcccagagagagagagagagagagagagcaaACGGGGGCCCGGGGCTCCGTGGCTTGAGATGGAGACCCAGGAtaggccgacgacgacatcctcACGTCACTCCTCCATTCCCACTTGGAGTCCTCGTGAGAAGcgcctcctctcccctcctTCCAAGgtcttcagcctcttgataGCGCGTTTGCTCTCAAGGTTGACCCCTCTCCAGGTCGGCCAACTTGCTCAGTCTCTGAACCCCCACGGGGGTTTAACCGCCAGTATGTCAGCACCAGACAGCATGTACCGAGGATACCCAGAGAGACGGAACGGATCCAATCTCATCTCTATCACGTAGCATGAGGGAAGCTTGTAATCAAGGCTAAGCCAGGGTTACATACGAGTGCCCCATTCATCAGGCCCTCACGTATCCCGGGAGTTTGGGCATCACTTCTGCCGGCCCCGTCCCCGGTATCTCGTGAGCTACCTGTTCCCCTTGAAATGGCAAAAGGTAGCGTTCCGTTCGTCTTCCAACAATGGTGTAGTCCACCCGTTAAAGAATGCCATCCCGTCATGTGGCCGGACGAGGCTTGCATGACAGGCCGCCAAAGAACCTTGCGGCATTTCTTTTTGCTGGATGGGCTATGCCGTGATGGCCTCGCTAGCTCTGTTGGCTACCTATCGCGCGAGACCTCCTCTCGGCTCTTGTTCTGGTGGTGTAGAGACCCGGCTGTTTGATCCCGAAGAGCTGGAGACAAGTCCGGGTTGGGGGGCGACAAGATGCCAAAGCTGACCCGAGTATTCCCTGTCAAGTTTGACTCTGTCACTTGTCATAGAGATATTCACATCCAGTCACTGGTTTCGGGCGAGACTTGTGTTTTGCTTTGAACATGTTTGCTAGAATTTCAATCAGATCTACTCTGCTCCGACGCCTAGAGATTCCGATTTCGCCCTCCCCGGGACTACTCTCGCCTTTTCCCGCCCCCATCATGTCCCATCCCATTCCATTCCATTGATTGATTCAACCCAGAGGCTCCCATCCTGGAGAGTCTAGAAACTCCGATATCCATGCACCAACACTCCTTTGAATGGTCTAGAAACCAGTGATGCAACCCAAATCCTTTTCCCAAACCCTCATGGACCCCGAGACACCCGCCTGGGCCCTCCACcagcccatcccatcccagcCAAGAAAATGACATTGAAAATATTGTGTGGGGAAAAAATGTTCAGAAAACCTCTTCTGCGGGTGAGACCGCTTTTTCCTCCTCTAGCACCGAgtcctggccaagaagccaatgGACGAGTCTCTTGGTGAGACTGCAGATAGAGCCACCCACACGTTCTGCTCCCTTGCATGAGTCTGGTCCAACAAAAGCTCCATCCCAAATATCAACAATTAAAAGGATAATAAGCATGTCTCTCCTTTTGTACAGAAAAGGGCAAGAAAAGTGCAAGGAAATGAAATGAGAAAAAATGATTGGTATCAAAGCCGCAAAAAGGCAAAAGGCTCAACCTCTGGGATAATACCCCTGCATCAATCAATGTGTTCTGTTCAGACAACCAACCAAGAAAGCAAAACTTCAACCCCCCAAGTTGGTCTCTTTCCGAGACCGTTCCTTTTGACTCCGTTTGAAACACCTGTCGTTTTAAAAAAGTTTTTGATGTGGAAAAAAAAATCGCTGTTTTGCCTCCCTTGTTGGTTCTGTTGTAGTTTTCGTCAAATGAATCGCGTAATGCTGTCAAGTCGTCCAAGCTGCATCATTGTCGTTTTTCTATGTCTTTTTTGTTCTTTCTTTGTACTGTCCGTCTCCCTCACTCAGTACATGCGCTCGTTGAAGCCCATCTCGCGCGCATGCTCTTCCTCATACAGCatgccgttgttgttggagggTTGGACGTGGTGGTGTCCTCCCTGCATGTCGTACATCTCATAACCGCCAGCGTGAGACTCACGAGgcatgttgttgatgacgtTGGGGTGGCCGCGGCTCATGCTGTAGGCTGCAAGGCTGCCAGGGTGAGACAGGCCATGAGGCtggtgaggagaaggaaTCTGCTGGGTAGGAGGGatctgaggaagagggtaCTGAGGTGTGACTGTGTTAGGGTTGGTAGGAGGGGACTGGGAAGGCTTCGTCTTGCGCTCAGCGACGGTGCGAGCCTTGCCACGGCCCTTGATACCCTTGTTGCTGTTCTTGTAGTGGGTAGCAAAGTAGTCAAAGAGCTCGCGCTCGGCCTCGGGGACCTCCTCTCCAGAGTTGAGGATCTGAGCGAACCTCATGGTGAGGTTCTTCAACGTCTTCTTGTGGAAGTTGTTCTGGTGGGTCTGCAGTGAGAGGCATTAGTATCGACCATGTTCCAGAAGAGCAGCGAGGTCGCTCACCTTCATGTTGCCAAGTTGAGAGAACGTCTTGTTGCAGTCATCCAGGCGGCAGATGAAGGGCTTGAGACCTTGGTGAGTCTGCTCGTGTGCTCGAACATTGCCACGCTGGGCAAACTTGCGACCGCACTTGCCACAGGAGTAGGGTCGCTCGCCAGTGTGGCGGCGCATATGGGTCTTGAGGTTGCCCAGTTGCGAGAAGGTGAGCTTGCATCCAGGGAATTCGCAAGTCTAGATGTGTCAGTTAGCCCTGTACCATGTTGCACAAGTGTGGTTCAGACTTACATAGGGCTTGGCACCGGTGTGTGTGCGGCGGTGGATGTCAAGATGGGTCTTCTGGGTGAAGCTCTTCTTGCAGTTTGGGCCGTTGCAAACGTATCGCTTCTTGGATGTCTTGGAATCCGCAGGGGCTGGGGTGCCGTTGTTCTCAAGGCTAGCCTCCGAGACAGGCGACATGCCTGGGGTGAGTGGCTGTTGTGCGAcatccagctccttctcTCCCTTGCGTTGGATGGCCTTCATCAACTCATCCACCTCGGTCTCGAAGTTGACCTGGTCATCAGGGTTGATAGTCTCGTTGgaggtgatggtcttggagcAGAGTGTCGGGTTGTTGACCGAAGACCGAGCAGTGGAGGCCTGGGAGTCGCTTCGTGCAGGAGAGGGCGCTTGCTCAGCGTATGAGTACTTGGCACCCCGGTGGTAGGAGGGAACTCGTCCGTTGTCGCTGTCGGGTCCCATGGGGCGACGGTCGTGGTATTCCACCTTGAAGGGAGAGGAGTGATGGGGAGGAGTAGGCGGGCCCTGGTAGCCGCTGAACTGGTAAGGGTTGGGCGTCTGGTAGTGAGTCGCAGTGAGGCTGTTCATCTGGGCCGAGCTGTACGAGTTGGGCACCATGTAGGGAGCCATGATGGGTCGCTGGAGAGGGGCAGTGGTTGCGGTTCGGGAGTCAAAGGGGAGCATAGATGGGGACTCCATCATGGTGTACTCTCCAGAGAGTTGCTGGGGCCAACGTCCCCAGTTGGGGTTGGCCGTGGGTTGAGCTGCGAGAGCCAGTTTGCCGGATAAGTCAGTCTTGCCTCGATAGCAAGACCGACAGGTTGAGATGTCGAATTGGTTCCCAGGGGGAGACACAGCGAGGTGATACTGTGTTGTTGGATGAAGCCTTTGGTTGTTGACGAGGTGGACTGGTTGTCAAGTGCTGATGTGCGACCAAATGTTGAACAAGTTGTAACCAAAGCAAAGAGTAGAAGAGATGTATGTGTATGtgagagcagagcagagaggTGATGGCGTGGTAAAGAGTCTTTGGCAGtggctgaggaagaggtcgtGAATGAAACGGGATCGACTGGATGTTTAAGAAGTCCGGAGGAGAGACACAAGTACATATATCCCATGGGAGTAAAAGGCACACTGATGTGCGACAAGGGTCAAATCTCTTGGAGCCAATCGAGCGGTAAAGCTCGGAGATCCTCTCCAAGGCGGGTCTGCAGAGTCTAGTACCTCTGCGACAAGGCTCCGGGATGTAAGAGAAAGGTGATCCAGGTCTCGTCATAATTCTGGCCTGGGTCGTCGACTGTAAGCTCCAAAAACCCCCCACTGGTGGGCAACACCTACCTAGCAGCGGGCGTGGGCCAGGGGGTGGGTTGGGAGGTCGGCCTAGTCAAGACGGCAAAGCCAGGGTCGACATGGAGTTTCTGGGTCGCTGCAAGTTGATCAAAAGGAGGGGGTGagagaatgtcaccaagAGGGCTTGGCTCTTGAGAGAAAGAGGACAGGCTGACCCATGTCTAGCTCCTCCATCCAGACTGGGCCGCGAGAAGCTGCTTTCTGTGTCTTTTTTTGATAGTGAGTCTGGCGACCTGATAGCCGCAGATGAGACATTGGGGAGGAAATCTCGGCAGGGGGGGGCCTCCCCCGGAAAGTCCCTCGAGAGTGCTGAATTgacctctctcttctctcaatGCCCAGCTTCTGCTCAGTTGCGGCGATCCTGGCGGCCGCCTGGCTGGAGAGCGCAAGACATCAGCAGCAGGGCCATTTCTGCGAGTCATTCATCTCCTGCGAGTTGGAACGATCTAAACGCTCCCCAGTTGTGTGCTTTTGCCGCGTTGACAGTGCAGAGCCCTTATAAAATAGCATGTCTGGAGATGCTTTCTTTTCCATCTCAAAGATGTGAAGTCGAGTTTAGGGACGTGGGTGTGGCATTGAGACGCGGGATCTTGACAAGGGTCTTGAGACGCTAAAAAAGGCGCCGGTGCTGGGGGAGCTTGAAGCTtgggcgatgatggaggggggGTGCGGCCTCAAGGGCAGTCACGAACAATGAGCTTCCAGGGCCATCCCTGGGCCGGGGATCCAATCTCGAAAtttttcttccctctccaTCAAGGCCTCGCCCAGCCCGGACTGTGCCGGTGTTGGGCTTGAGCTTCAGCACCCGGCTGTTGGTGCCGGTTGTTGGCTTCGGCATACGTTGGCAGCTGCCTCCGTACCGTATCGCATCCATGGATATGGCTGTCAGTTCAGTCCAGTCCAGGTCGAAGGTCCGTTTTGGATGTCTCGGCCAGAGGTCCGTATGAGAGATGTCTCGCTCCTGTTCGGCGCTGATATGAACCACAGAGCAGCACACAGTCGCGGCAGGCGTCTTACTTGTATTGATTGCCTCAATCAGTCATGAATGAATCCCATTGACGAATCCACCGGCGGCAGCTGCTTCGGAAATCGCCTCCGCCGCAAGGCCTGGTGGAGGATCCGCTTGACGGCTCCGTGTTCTTGAGCCTGGTTGACCTCCGTCGCCTACAAGATGACGGCGGCTTCCGCTGTGGACAGACCCTGCTGGCGGTGCGGGCCCGATGATCCCGTCGCCCGGCGTCGAGCAAGTTCTGGCCCGGCACCGTTTTGGACTGCCAGAGCCGTTGTGCTaactgtgctgtgctgttgTGCTATGCGGACTTGTTCCGGGGCAGGAGGAGACCGCTAGAGCTTTCACTACGGGTGTCTCTTGTGAGGCCACCAAACGCCGAATCCCTTGCGTATACCTGCGCCGCACGACCGCCTCACTCAGCCTCTGTAGGGCGGTGGATCGTCGTGGAGTCGACTCCATCCTCGTTGTGAGGCGTCGTCCGTTGTGTGCttggagagaggagagggctCGACTTGAGACACGATGGCAAAGTCAGCGCGGCCGCTGGAAGCGCCTCTGGGAGCCCCCTGACTCCTGTTTGACTGCTGAGGAGCGGCGCTAGATGAGTTCGCGCTGAGCTGGCTCCTCGAGAGGTACGCAAACACAACGGTCAAGCGTCGAACCAGCGTTGGCTCCGCAGCGCTAGAGGCTGGAGGCTTGGAGTCGCCGTTGTAAGACAAGTAAAGACAAAACGGCAGAGTCGGTCATGGTGAAAGCTGGCCCCAAGTTGGGTCTTGGAGCCAATGGCGTTGAAATCCCTCGGCCTTGTAAACGTTGAGTTGGGTTGGTTCATGGCGGGATGTAGTGTGGTGTAAACGGTGCCCCATTGCATCCACCGTTCGCTACTTCCATCCAGTCTTGTCGTGCACCGGGCTCCTGCCAGCCGCGCAGCCCTACTGCGTCCCTGCGATGGGAGCGACTCCCACAAGGCATGACTGCACCTGCCTCTCCCACGTCGAGCGAAGCCTACCCTGTATTCGGCTTAGCTCTTTTGTCTCTTGCTCCTTTCCTCATCCTTTGGTTTCCAAGCTCAAGCCGAACTGCCAACAACAGCCAAGCAGTTTCCAACTGGACCAGGTCGTCCACAATCAGCATAACCCCTGGCTCCCTCAAATCCGTCGCCGATTCTCTAGAGAAACAAACATTGCCAAACATCGCCCGTTAGAAAGCGGCTGAGATTCGTTGCCATGCCCATCCCAGCATGAACAAGACGCCTCCCAGTGCAAGAGTCGCCCGACCCTTGGCCGGCTGCGGTGCGCGTGGCCATTCTTCTCTTGCCCGTCCAATATCCGGCACCAGCTCCTGTCTGTTGCGTCTTTGAAATTGCCCTTAATCGTCCTGCGGCTTTCATATGGCCTTGAGTAGCAGGCCTCTCGATCCAACAAGTTGTTGTGTGAATGCGCCTCTCAGGTCGACCAGGGTAGGGGCGTGGCTTAGCCACAGGGCGTGTCATCCCCATGTCCCTCTTCCGCAGTGCTATTAGACGACAGGCAGCTTTTGGCCAGCTTGGGAGGGTCAGCGACAAGGGGTATTCCGATTGCGTTCACGACCCACGAGCTAGGATCATGCATCTCCGATTTGTTCAATCACAGATTCAAGATGCCTTTCTTGTGCACTGAGACGCGGGCCAATCCCCAAGTGTATTCATGCATCCCAATAGAGAGCACGACAATATGCACGCGATGCCGCCCACCAGTTCCTAGCATACGGTGCCTGACTGGCAGGGCAGGGTTTCTCACCAGAAAAGATAGCATCCTCACAAGACGATAAAAGTCATCGGGCACGTCACGTCTTGGAGACCATGCCAACCCTCCTCATCCTGGCAGCTTCCTAGGATGATGCCGCGACCAGCTCGGCACTCGACGGCCCAGTGAAGTCGAGTCATCGACACCAGAATTCTCGTCAAACCTGGTGGGCAtacatggccatggccatcgtcAGGGTCCTAGTTGCTGTTGGTGAGCCTCCGCCAACTCCGATTGAGACACTGGGCGGCCCGGTGCAAGACAGCCGACGGCCTTGAGGACCGGAAAGAACATCATCCTCAGACAGGACCCTGAACAGGACAAGGCGGCACAGTTCTTGTGGCGGAGGTGGAAACCCCGTGTGCTCAGGAGGCCGGCGGACGGCGGGATGCGGAGGTGCACGGAGGCAGATTCAACCAGCCGGCagcttctcttctctttctcgaATGGTGTctcgaccaccaccaagTACGTACTGAGTCCGGCAAGGCTCGCCTGGTTGAGCGAAACCCCCACAGTATTGCCCTGACATCCCGCTTTTGCTTCTCAGATTCCCTCGATAGAGACCGTCTTCCCGCGGGTCAAGCTAGGTTGGCCATGATTAGCCGCGGCGCAACCAACTACTGGATTATGGCATTTGCTCCATGTGACCGGGATAGCGGGCGCCAAGACCATGTCCAGAGCTGTTTCTGATGGTCGTTTTGAGATGCGAATGGTCATGTCCCTTGTCTTGCGGACCTGACAGACCCCGCCTGCTCTCCTCTTGCGAATGGAGTCCACGACACCAGACTGCCGCTCAACGCGCCGTTCCGAGAGATTTTCACAGCTTCTCAACGGT
This genomic interval from Fusarium keratoplasticum isolate Fu6.1 chromosome 9, whole genome shotgun sequence contains the following:
- a CDS encoding Elongator complex protein 2, whose translation is MGTRPVSVEYLSSGANRQTAVADWSRSGILAFGADINVALWQPSLDPPKGVSTLLSGHKTTVKAVAFLPETDEDTNTYLITGSDDKTLILWKASKAGYDFKPIQTSSEHAGAINCITVLRVEGSQRWLIATGSADASIKIWNFENDQLALLQTIKTAPKYFPLCLSLSHVDQDGDVIVLAPAGTRDIVQILTAEAKAEQIKFEVQATLTGHEGWIRSLSFAKETSAPESDLLLASASQDKYIRIWRIHQGKELPAMAASGSDPSSDAYLPGKSPSNKAHRLKSAGKDFSVTFEALLLGHEDWIYSARWRRQDDGKLQLLSTSADNSLAIWEADPSSGIWVSMARLGEISREKGATTATGSTGGFWTGLWSPDGKSVACLGRTGSWRRWEYVPSEDSWRPCIAITGHTRAVTGITWAKNGEYLLSTSSDQTTRLHTRWNRQGQETWHEMSRPQIHGYDLNCIDSLGASQFVSGADEKLMRVFSEPKAVASMLNRLAGIGGGVDVQSMPDAANMPVLGLSNKAIDAVEDDQEIQPIDDRDRDAMDPASVVKKSYLEIEHPPFEETLSRHTLWPETEKLYGHGYEISCLAASHDGSLVASACKASSTNHAVIRLFETNRWTELRPPLTAHSLTATRLRFSVDDQFLLSVGRDRQWAVFERAPEDEAAYKLLQINPKGHTRMILDAAWAPAPSTAPVFATAGRDKQVRIWAAKLGDDGKLKFAQAAAIPCASPVTSVDFIPQLVNGRFVLAVGTELGRLNLYLIKEDGTDAVEKPACEAFCLPKAVLQLAFRPVAREGSDRAYELAIAGEDSSVRVYAFSQEYLQVPSDS
- a CDS encoding Ubiquitin-related modifier 1; translated protein: MAEQSSLAITVEFSGGLEMLFSDKRHHSLSIPAVTQEGKPANIAYLIDHLCQNVMQDSRKDLFVLDNHLSAADQVANSRPGILVLINDADWELEGEEAYELENGDSILFVSTLHGG